A portion of the Candida dubliniensis CD36 chromosome R, complete sequence genome contains these proteins:
- a CDS encoding iron transporter, putative (Similar to S. cerevisiae FTH1), which translates to MIKFEDYFSIQIFFIILRETLETAIIISVLLSFINQRSHKQHHQEEESLSANNENTTRPISTDPGSGDINRKLKFQVWIGAILGLIICFIIGIIFVLIFYFVGQDYWSYTERVWEGVFSILSSVIITIMGIGLLRINKVMKLKWWIKLGDAYNYNGQQQQQQQQQQQQQQEEEEEIAALTDNDILFGSNGNGEEDEDRLNYGGTRSSSESNEIITNSNSNGSSGSSNPGILNNDNEESIPLTVSSNFTPSNNKHKSIPKKSKHPHRQSFNKKYFLAILPLVTTLREGLEAVVFIGGSAMSSSPNSIPLSVICGISMGSIIGYFLYQGGNKLSLQYFLIFSTCFLYIVSAGLMSRGIWFLELEQFVRQCNGLDISETGSGPGSYDIAKSVWHVNCCNGLTDGWWMVFNAIFGWTNSATYGSVLSYMIYWGVVIIWLKIKLYEERHGILPLVPLKWQLKRIKKRIRLYELRKNHEQEQQQRSIENDRTALSA; encoded by the coding sequence ATGattaaatttgaagattatttttctattcaaatatttttcattatattACGAGAAACTTTAGAGACAGCAATAATTATATCTGTCTTATTATCTTTTATCAATCAACGATCTCATaaacaacatcatcaagAAGAGGAAAGTTTATCTgcaaataatgaaaatactACTCGTCCTATATCTACGGATCCTGGAAGTGGTGATATTAATcgtaaattgaaatttcaaGTTTGGATAGGAGCAATATTAGgattaattatttgttttataattgggataatttttgttttaatattttattttgttggaCAAGATTATTGGTCATATACTGAAAGAGTATGGGAAGGagtattttcaattttatcaagTGTAATAATTACTATTATGGGGATTGGATTATTAAGAATTAATAAagtgatgaaattgaaatggtGGATAAAATTGGGTGATGCCTATAATTATAATGgacagcaacaacaacaacaacaacaacaacaacaacaacaacaagaagaggaggaggaaaTTGCTGCTTTGactgataatgatattttatttggtAGTAATGGCAATggtgaagaagatgaagatagGTTGAATTATGGAGGAACTCGATCAAGTTCTGAATCgaatgaaattattaccaatagtaatagtaatggTTCTAGTGGTAGTTCTAATCCTGgaattttgaataatgataatgaagaaagtATACCTTTAACAGTATCTTCTAATTTCACTCCTTCCAACAATAAACATAAATCAATCCCTAAAAAGTCTAAACATCCGCATCGTCAATCATTTaataagaaatattttttggCAATATTACCTTTAGTCACTACATTAAGAGAAGGTTTAGAAGCAGTAGTTTTCATTGGTGGAAGTGCTATGAGTTCATCACCAAATTCTATTCCATTATCTGTCATATGCGGGATTTCTATGGGGTCAATTATTGGTTATTTCTTATATCAAGGAggtaataaattatcattacaatattttttaattttttctacatgttttctttatattGTTAGTGCAGGATTAATGAGTCGAGGAATTTGGTTTTTAGAATTAGAACAATTTGTTAGACAATGTAATGGATTAGATATTAGTGAAACTGGTAGTGGACCTGGTTCATATGATATTGCTAAAAGTGTTTGGCATGTGAATTGTTGTAATGGATTAACTGATGGTTGGTGGATGGTTTTCAATGCAATTTTCGGTTGGACAAATTCAGCAACTTATGGTAGTGTTTTAAGTTATATGATTTATTGGGGGGTGGTTATTATTTGgttaaaaattaaattatatgaAGAACGTCATGGTATATTACCTTTGGTACCATTGAAATGGCaattgaaaagaattaagaaaagaattagaTTATAtgaattaagaaaaaatcaCGAACaggaacaacaacaaagatcaattgaaaatgatagGACTGCTTTATCGGCTTAG
- a CDS encoding phosphatidylglycerol/phosphatidylinositol transfer protein precursor, putative (Similar to S. cerevisiae NPC2), with amino-acid sequence MVSFKNLAIVTLVVTTSSVEGISFSNIYLNKAITIFKNPTSLIPSFSNSKLINFQDTKPIPGDSPIEVCDATEKQLLHLDEVILTPNPPVAGQNLTFTAVGTLDETIEEGAYVEVEVRYGFIKLIHQTYDLCEEIVKVDLQCPIQSGKQTITKNVEIPEEVPPGKYLVVARAYTKDDEYITCLTATIIFPVQ; translated from the coding sequence ATGGTTTCATTCAAGAACTTAGCAATTGTTACCCTTGTTGTAACAACCTCGTCAGTTGAAGGTATATCATTCtccaatatttatttaaacaaGGCCATCactattttcaaaaaccCCACTTCATTAATCccatcattttcaaattctaaattaattaatttccAAGATACTAAACCAATTCCTGGTGATTCTCCAATTGAAGTATGTGATGCCACTGAAAAACAATTGTTACATTTAGATGAAGTTATTCTTACTCCAAATCCACCAGTTGCTGGTCAAAATTTGACATTTACCGCGGTTGGTACTCTTGATGAAACCATTGAAGAAGGCGCATatgttgaagttgaagttAGATATggttttattaaattgattcatcaaACTTATGATTTATGTGAAGAGATTGTCAAAGTTGATTTACAATGTCCAATTCAACTGGGGAAACAAACCATTACtaaaaatgttgaaattCCTGAAGAAGTTCCACCAGGTAAATATTTGGTTGTTGCTAGAGCTTATACCaaagatgatgaatatATCACTTGTTTAACCGCTACAATTATATTCCCTGTCCAATAA
- a CDS encoding calcofluor white hypersensitive protein precursor, putative (Similar to S. cerevisiae CWH43) has product MSEEKPIPVDSGDDELVVVEEVEKTPFFTFNASIISYLHTIFASSSFLAALAVGSYLHYYKIVQNSSFGYPDEWFPSVSATIGDRYPERSVFQIIIALTAGPRFLLLIFNFISLFKKNSYLPYIATISGTLRTFTAGGWMYITSTDDHDAHDVFMISYMVLTIPWTVCNTLLSPKGSLQRNARFYSAIAFFGTIVPLIYWFIQHKVHVRPGAYSIYAYFEWGLIFFDILFDSWSAIDFTNIDISISATGIELVHVDSTTATVTTKTTTIESTKVTEIETEIKPGPFDSQFSDIDVVVNLINSFIYWTVVTSLFLCVWYFPLWHMGISGYEAAVLSFFLAPLLLIIPVSLNFFVTYPSISRTLTVILGIGAYKVQDPEQRLLTITAGTVFAVISVISEFSAFANHPKKLNSYISTFSLGLLATSIFKYLCFSNNPIWPIMHKENGGYNGIGIFLGLLAAFFTPKQKQSTHKSTNGESVATAGGSLLLAALGFGGYYFSLSSYLSDSGTLALWTWEGFPIKGPTPVTGALYHFIAIMAAIIVNVKSHPNLFSSWSYNIIIGGGSAFVLYNFGGWIGYVGAVIYTFYLTSIGPIIWNSIKGYNITGAFFFGYFFNILFGLASVWIVAYAFVPGGPLLRERTDIVLGGSFVSILTGVLNYNLRREEFTKIKFTSCKIFKQTLTIITVLLALSISIFIKRYPSEPFKPYNEESKSFTAGIWCVHFGLDNDMWSSETRMRDLIRDAEIDIIGLLESDTQRLIGGNRDFTQTIAEDLGMYVDYGPGPNKHTWGAALLSKFPIIESTHHLLPSPVGELAPAIHATLDIYGELVDVVVFHSGQEEDIEDRRLQSLGIQEIMGNSSRPLILLSYLVTEPLQGNYNTYVSEKSRVYDIDNTDWDRWCEYILFRDLRKVAYARISRSTITDTELQIAKFKLLNDEEKNDDDLEFYYGNNFVNEDEIEENLRMPQIFRGDGVRGHRYHVFDEPRYFAQHKWQRYNQEEQEQQQQQQQQGEEEERQNEEDEEY; this is encoded by the coding sequence ATGTCTGAAGAGAAACCAATTCCGGTAGATTCTGGGGACGACGAATTGGTGGTAGTGGAAGAAGTGGAAAAGACCCCATTTTTCACATTCAATGCCAGTATAATATCATATTTACACACCATTTTtgcttcttcatcatttttagCAGCATTAGCAGTTGGATCATACTTGCATTATTACAAGATTGTTCaaaattcttcatttgGTTACCCTGATGAATGGTTTCCCAGTGTTTCTGCCACCATTGGTGATAGATATCCTGAAAGATCAGTTTTCCAAATCATTATTGCGTTAACTGCTGGACCaagatttttattattgatatttaattttattagtCTTTTCAAGAAAAATAGTTATTTGCCTTATATTGCTACTATTTCAGGGACTTTAAGAACATTCACTGCTGGTGGATGGATGTATATTACTTCAACTGATGATCATGATGCTCATGACGTGTTTATGATTTCGTATATGGTATTGACTATACCATGGACAGTGTGCAATACATTGCTTTCCCCTAAAGGTTCATTACAAAGAAATGCCAGATTCTATTCAGCAATAGCATTTTTCGGAACTATTGTCCCATTGATTTATTGGTTTATTCAACATAAAGTTCATGTGAGACCAGGAGCTTATTCCATATATGCTTATTTCGAATGGGGGTTAATTTTTTTCgatattttatttgattcttgGTCGGCTATTGATTTTACCAATATTGATATTCTGATTTCAGCAACTGGAATTGAATTAGTTCATGTTGATAGTACAACTGCTACTGTTACTACTAAGACCACTACTATAGAATCCACAAAAGTAACCGAAATTGAAACTGAAATAAAACCTGGTCCATTTGATAGCCAATTTAGTGATATTGACGTAGTTGtcaatttaatcaattcattcatttattgGACAGTTGTCAcatcattatttttgtgTGTTTGGTATTTCCCATTATGGCATATGGGTATATCAGGTTATGAAGCAGCAGttttatctttctttttggctcctttattattgattattccAGTTTCACTTAATTTTTTCGTGACATATCcatcaatttcaagaaCTTTGACAGTAATTTTGGGTATTGGTGCATATAAAGTTCAAGATCCAGAACAAAGACTTTTAACTATTACTGCAGGGACAGTATTTGCAGTAATTTCTGTTATTTCTGAATTTTCTGCTTTTGCAAATCATCctaaaaaattaaattcttatatttcaacattttcatTAGGACTTTTGGCTacttcaattttcaaatatttgtgtttttccaataatCCAATTTGGCCAATTATGCATAAGGAAAATGGAGGTTATAATGGTATTGGTATATTTTTGGGATTATTGGCCGCTTTTTTCActccaaaacaaaaacaatcaacCCATAAATCAACCAATGGTGAATCAGTTGCAACTGCAGGTGGATCTTTATTATTGGCTGCATTAGGTTTTGGTGGATATTATTTCTCTCTCTCATCGTATTTGTCGGATTCAGGTACTTTGGCTCTTTGGACTTGGGAAGGGTTCCCTATAAAGGGACCAACTCCAGTGACTGGTGCTTTGTATCATTTTATTGCCATCATGGCTGCCATAATTGTTAATGTAAAACTGCACCCTAATCTTTTCAGCAGTTGGAgttataatattattattggtggtggaaGTGCTTTTGTGTTGTATAATTTTGGTGGTTGGATAGGATATGTTGGAGCAGTGATTTATACCTTCTATTTGACATCCATTGGACCAATTATTTGGAATTCAATTAAAGGTTACAATATAACCGGGgcatttttctttgggtattttttcaacattttgTTTGGATTAGCCAGTGTTTGGATTGTTGCTTATGCATTTGTGCCTGGTGGACCATTACTTCGTGAACGAACTGATATTGTACTTGGTGGATCATTTGTGTCAATTTTGACTGGAGTATTGAATTATAATTTACGTCGTGAAGAATTCactaaaatcaaattcactAGTTGTAAGATATTCAAACAAACTTTGACGATTATAACTGTTTTATTGgcattatcaatttcaatatttataaagAGATATCCTAGTGAACCATTCAAACCATATAATGAAGAATCTAAATCATTCACTGCTGGTATTTGGTGTGTTCATTTTGGGTTAGATAATGATATGTGGTCATCAGAAACCAGAATGAGAGATTTAATTCGAGATGCAGAAATTGATATCATTGGATTATTAGAATCCGACACTCAAAGATTAATTGGTGGGAATAGAGATTTCACTCAAACCATTGCTGAAGATTTGGGGATGTATGTTGATTATGGTCCCGGTCCTAATAAACATACATGGGGTGCAGCATTATTATCGAAATTCCCTATAATCGAATCTACTCATCATCTTTTACCATCACCAGTAGGTGAATTGGCCCCAGCAATCCATGCAACTTTAGATATATATGGAGAATtggttgatgttgttgttttccaTTCTGgtcaagaagaagatattgaagatCGTAGATTACAAAGTTTAGGTATACAAGAAATAATGGGCAATTCATCTAGaccattaatattattgagTTATTTGGTAACTGAACCATTACAAGGTAATTATAACACTTATGTTAGTGAAAAATCAAGAGtttatgatattgataatactGATTGGGATAGATGGTGtgaatatattttgtttaGAGATTTAAGAAAAGTTGCTTATGCCAGAATTTCTAGATCTACCATTACTGATACTGAATTACAAATTgctaaattcaaattattgaatgatgaagaaaaaaatgacgATGATTTAGAATTCTATTatggtaataattttgttaatgaggatgaaattgaagagaATTTAAGAATGCCACAAATTTTCCGAGGTGATGGTGTCAGAGGACATAGATATCATGTATTTGATGAACCAAGATATTTTGCTCAGCACAAGTGGCAAAGATATAATCAAGAGGAACAAgagcagcaacaacaacaacaacaacaaggagaagaagaagaaaggcaaaatgaagaagatgaagaatatTAG
- a CDS encoding NADH-ubiquinone oxidoreductase subunit, mitochondrial precursor, putative (Similar to N.crassa nuo-12.3;~spliced gene) yields MGRLDSYENHQRPELVSFDDISYNDLSQVEAARKSMLREQWIRVYELRVTHEALRKCRQYHQEDASRNCKSLVLKYMKMLESYPIQGYMGYQKNDPSQ; encoded by the exons ATGG GACGTTTAGATAGTTATGAAAACCATCAAAGACCAGAATTAGTGTCGTTTGATGATATTAGTTATAACGACTTATCTCAAGTGGAAGCTGCAAGAAAATCAATGCTTAGGGAACAATGGATCAGAGTATATGAATTAAGGGTGACTCATGAAGCTTTAAGAAAATGCAGACAATATCATCAAGAAGATGCTTCAAGAAATTGTAAATCATTGGTGTTAAAATACATGAAAATGTTGGAATCATACCCAATACAAGGTTATATGGGATACCAAAAGAACGATCCATCTCAATAG
- a CDS encoding ATP synthase gamma chain, mitochondrial precursor (Similar to S. cerevisiae ATP3;~spliced gene) → MFRSGVSTAANAVRVSARNYATLREIEMRLKSIKNIEKITNTMKIVASTRLNKAQKAMASSRVFNESDREFLANAEPKPIEEEGAAKSDDKTLLIVVSSDKGLCGSIHSQVAKAARKRTEQLNGNVDIVCVGDKVKAQILRTYADKVKLAFNGVGKEEPNFTEVALIADEISKLGNYENVEILYNKFVSGVSFEPSKFSIYAADAIANSPGLSKYELENEEITSDVSQFSLANNLLAAMAEGYASEISARRNAMDNASKNAGDMINSYSILYNRTRQAVITNELVDIITGASSLD, encoded by the exons ATGTTTCGTTCAGGTGTTTCTACTGCTGCCAATGCAGTTCGTGTAAG TGCAAGAAACTATGCCACTTTACgtgaaattgaaatgcGTCTTAAATCCATTAaaaacattgaaaaaatcaccAATACCATGAAGATTGTTGCCTCTACTAGATTGAATAAAGCTCAAAAAGCCATGGCTTCATCTCGTGTTTTCAATGAATCCGATAGAGAATTTTTGGCTAATGCTGaaccaaaaccaattgaagaagaaggagcTGCTAAATCTGATGACAAGActttattgattgttgtttcttCAGATAAAGGTTTATGTGGATCTATCCATTCTCAAGTTGCTAAAGCTGCCAGAAAGAGAACTGAACAATTAAATGGTAATGTCGATATTGTTTGTGTTGGTGATAAAGTCAAAGCACAAATCTTGAGAACTTATGCTGACAAAGTTAAATTGGCATTCAATGGTGTTGGTAAAGAAGAACCAAACTTTACTGAAGTTGCATTAATTGCTGATGAAATTTCTAAATTAGGTAACTACgaaaatgttgaaattctttacaacaaatttgtttctGGTGTTTCATTTGAACCATCTAAATTTTCTATTTATGCTGCTGATGCCATTGCCAACTCTCCAGGTTTGAGCAAGtatgaattggaaaatgaagaaatcaCTTCTGATGTTTCCCAATTCTCTTTGGCTAACAATTTGTTGGCTGCTATGGCTGAAGGTTATGCTTCAGAAATTTCTGCTAGAAGAAATGCTATGGATAATGCTTCCAAGAATGCTGGTGATATGATCAACAGTTACTCTATCTTGTATAACAGAACTAGACAAGCTGTCATTACCAACGAATTGGTTGATATCATTACTGGTGCTTCTTCATTGGATTAG
- a CDS encoding sulfate transporter/permease protein, putative — MASPYGIPNKSGGNDNSETFDFGGRSYVSMSYKPSLLSSSLVNTGVEVHEQTANLANVLVTEPLNEEEEDNDDDDDDNLEQHQHQHQEQSEEHQHSISESSLLMSNSPRSNYFSQVDVLESEIGSPSINSFKSNQNRSHSGSIPSVNSQPSSKDNIPEKQPSKLHSYLVKPIGYIPGVFLGTLLNILDGLSYGMIMFPISESIFSSLAPTGLSMFYMSCIISQLIYSLGGSAFKAGIGSEMIEVTPFFHTMAGAIAKQMADNTNDAIIATTITSYAISSIVTGLVFFLLGKLKLGVLVGFFPRHILVGCIGGVGYFLIATGIEVSSRLEGGLSYNYETFKYLFYNYTTLLEWTIPLLLALILIILQHKYHNSLLVPLYFIAVFIIFHLLVSLVPSWSLNSARATGWVFPMVEDNEPWYNFYSLYKFNLVDWVCIVRQIPTMLALTFFGILHVPINVPALAVSVGMDEVDVDRELVAHGYSNAISGLVGSIQNYLVYTNSVLFIRAGADDRVAGVMLAIATAAVMMVGPVVIGYIPVCVVGALIYLLGYELLKEAIYDTWGRLRNIEYITIIIIVVTMGAVDFVAGIGVGILLACLSFVVEAGRTPVVQGIYSGSVARSTVMRHPKQQEFLKNVGEQICIVKLQGTLFFGSIGGVEKEIRNMFEHDKFKSNPIKYLIIDMKGVISLDFSAAEGFRRILNLANDFKTQFIISSVGEDDDIIQGLRDAGIFDNGANAPIELFSSLNYALEWCENSFLKTYSKLKKSDPVKTRSVPASSTLTTRQSFASPSSYGAKFFGKYGEFGTPRTNQVFQAASKTVYDEHKTESKFESQKNTLFQKQPLSLIMLSFQGLSDKDAEFWSNITPYFVKEKIPENYQFYDTKNDEPAFFIVESGLIRSVIKFESEGRELHSSILPLVAFGDLDDASEYRQIIYTTVNDTVVWKLSQAKLKEMLAKHGSKGEELYHELLEVEAKLIRGRFDTMTANLIIAG; from the coding sequence atggCATCACCATATGGAATACCAAATAAATCAGGTGGTAATGACAATTCTGAaacttttgattttggagGTAGAAGTTACGTGAGTATGTCATATAAACCAAGCTTActatcttcatcattggTCAATACTGGTGTTGAAGTCCATGAACAAACTGCCAATTTAGCAAATGTACTTGTCACCGAGCCCctaaatgaagaagaagaagacaacgacgacgacgacgacgacaaTTTAGAGCAACACCAGCATCAACATCAAGAACAATCAGAAGAACATCAACATTCCATATCAGAATCTTCACTTTTGATGTCCAATTCACCAAGAAGTAATTATTTTTCTCAAGTAGATGTATTAGAATCAGAAATTGGATCACCTAGTATAAACAGTTTTAAAAGCAATCAAAATAGAAGTCATAGTGGGAGCATTCCATCGGTCAATTCCCAACCATCATCTAAAGATAACATCCCAGAGAAACAACCAAGCAAATTGCATTCCTATTTAGTGAAACCAATTGGATATATACCAGGGGTTTTTCTTGGTActttattgaatattttggaTGGATTATCTTATGGGATGATCATGTTCCCAATAAGTGAATCCATCTTTTCATCTTTGGCTCCCACTGGATTATCAATGTTTTATATGTCCTGTATAATTtctcaattgatttattctCTTGGTGGATCGGCATTTAAAGCCGGTATTGGATCAGAAATGATTGAAGTCACACCTTTTTTCCATACCATGGCAGGAGCCATTGCCAAACAAATGGCCGATAACACCAATGATGCCATTATAGCAACTACCATTACATCATATGCTATTTCTTCTATTGTTACTGGattggttttctttttattgggtaaattgaaattgggaGTTTTAGTTGGATTCTTCCCTAGACATATTTTAGTTGGATGTATAGGTGGTGTTGGTTATTTCTTAATCGCTACTGGTATTGAAGTTTCATCACGATTGGAAGGTGGGTTGTCTTATAATTATGAGacatttaaatatttattttacaaTTATACTACATTATTGGAATGGACAattccattattattggctTTGATTTTAATCATTTTACAACATAAATATCATAACTCATTATTAGTTCCACTTTATTTTATTGCGGTTTTCATAATTTTCCATTTACTTGTTTCCCTTGTACCAAGTTGGAGTTTAAATAGTGCTAGAGCAACTGGTTGGGTTTTCCCCATGGTTGAAGATAATGAACCATGGTACAATTTTTACAGtttatataaattcaatCTTGTTGATTGGGTTTGTATTGTACGTCAAATACCGACAATGTTAGCATTGACATTTTTCGGAATTTTGCACGTTCCTATCAATGTTCCAGCATTGGCGGTTTCGGTTGGTATGGATGAAGTTGATGTGGACCGAGAATTAGTGGCTCATGGTTATTCAAATGCAATTTCTGGTCTTGTTGGATCCATCCAAAACTATCTTGTTTATACCAATTcagttttatttattcGTGCTGGAGCTGATGATAGAGTTGCTGGTGTTATGTTAGCCATTGCCACTGCTGCAGTTATGATGGTTGGCCCCGTGGTCATTGGATATATACCGGTTTGTGTGGTTGGTGCATTAATCTATTTATTGGGttatgaattattaaaagaagCAATTTATGATACATGGGGTAGATTAAGAAATATTGAGTatattactattatcatcattgttGTAACCATGGGAGCTGTTGACTTTGTTGCTGGTATTGGTGTGGGTATTTTATTAGCTTGTTTATCATTTGTGGTGGAAGCTGGTAGAACCCCAGTTGTGCAAGGAATATATTCCGGTAGTGTAGCTAGATCCACCGTTATGAGACAtccaaaacaacaagaatttttaaagaatGTTGGAGAACAAATTTGTATTGTCAAATTACAGGGgactttattttttggttcAATTGGTGGAGTAGAAAAAGAGATTAGAAATATGTTTGAAcatgataaatttaaatctaatccaataaaatatttgataatagaTATGAAAGGAGTTATTTCCTTAGATTTTTCTGCAGCAGAAGGATTCCGaagaattttaaatttggCTAATGATTTCAAGActcaatttataatttcttcagttggtgaagatgatgatattattcAAGGTTTACGTGATGCTGggatatttgataatggtGCCAATGCCCCAATAGAACTATTTAGTAGTTTGAATTATGCTTTGGAATGGTGTGAAAATAGTTTTTTGAAAACCTACAGTAAACTCAAGAAAAGTGATCCAGTTAAAACTAGGTCAGTACCAGCATCTTCAACATTAACCACCCGTCAATCATTTGCATCTCCTTCATCATATGGAGCTAAGTTTTTCGGTAAATATGGAGAATTTGGTACACCAAGAACTAATCAAGTTTTCCAAGCTGCTAGTAAAACAGTTTATGATGAACATAAAACTGAGAGTAAATTTGAATCACAAAAAAACACCCTTTTCCAAAAACAAcctttatcattaattatgTTGTCATTCCAAGGATTATCTGATAAAGACGCTGAATTTTGGTCCAATATTACTCCTTATTttgtcaaagaaaaaatcccggaaaattatcaattttatgacaccaaaaatgatgaaccagcatttttcattgttgaaTCAGGTTTAATTCGTTCTgttattaaatttgaaagtGAGGGAAGAGAATTACATAGTAGTATTTTGCCATTAGTGGCGTTTGGTGATTTGGATGATGCTTCAGAATATAGACAAATCATTTATACAACAGTCAATGATACTGTTGTTTGGAAATTAAGTCAAGctaaattaaaagaaatgtTGGCCAAGCATGGGTCTAAAGGTGAAGAATTGTACcatgaattattagaagtTGAAGCTAAATTAATAAGAGGCAGGTTTGATACCATGACAgcaaatttaataattgctGGTTGA